Proteins co-encoded in one Malus sylvestris chromosome 7, drMalSylv7.2, whole genome shotgun sequence genomic window:
- the LOC126629411 gene encoding transcription elongation factor TFIIS-like produces the protein MEKELLELFDAVKKTADAATSCDGGAEESQCLEAFEQLRNFPVTHQILVSTQVGKRLRHLTKHPRKKIQSVASGLLDKWKEIVMIEVEKTAKNVNLERIDSLKRDSPRADSPRPEKVQKTSAVKVEKVSKAEPVEVKKVDRDVKPRSENAYGSGAVKTERKVPNPNPVKTEKAASAETVKVEMIAKEVKKPALNSSDPPKLTSMIKCNDTARDKVRVLLHEALSKVAAEGDERFADEVNAADPIRVAVTVESVLFENWGGSTGSQKAKYRSLIFNLKDQKNLDFRRKVLLGHIKAERLVNLSTAEMASDQRQEETKKLEEKALFECERGGPPKATTDQFKCGRCGQRKTTYYQMQTRSADEPMTTYVTCVNCNNRWKFC, from the exons ATGGAGAAGGAGCTTCTGGAGTTGTTTGACGCCGTGAAGAAGACGGCGGACGCCGCCACATCTTGCGACGGAGGAGCCGAGGAAAGCCAATGCCTTGAGGCCTTCGAGCAGCTCAGGAATTTTCCCGTCACTCATCAAATCCTCGTCTCAACCCAA GTTGGGAAGCGTCTTCGACATCTCACAAAGCATCCTAGAAAGAAAATCCAGTCTGTTGCTTCTGGCCTGTTGGATAAATGGAAAGAGATTGTTATGATCGAGGTAGAAAAAACTGCGAAAAATGTGAACTTGGAGAGAATAGACTCTCTAAAACGTGATTCTCCACGTGCTGACAGCCCCAGGCCTGAGAAGGTTCAGAAGACATCTGCTGTGAAGGTTGAGAAGGTTTCCAAGGCTGAACCTGTTGAGGTTAAGAAGGTTGATCGTGATGTCAAACCAAGATCTGAGAATGCTTATGGTTCCGGAGCTGTCAAAACAGAAAGGAAGGTTCCAAATCCTAATCCTGTCAAGACTGAGAAAGCTGCTTCAGCGGAGACTGTTAAGGTTGAAATGATAGCCAAAGAAGTGAAGAAACCAGCACTCAACTCCTCTGATCCCCCAAAGTTAACCTCTATGATTAAGTGTAATGATACAGCTCGGGACAAAGTAAGGGTACTGCTGCATGAGGCCTTGTCAAAGGTTGCTGCGGAGGGTGATGAAAGGTTTGCCGATGAGGTGAATGCAGCTGATCCTATTCGAGTTGCTGTCACTGTGGAATCTGTGCTCTTTGAGAATTGGGGTGGTTCCACCGGCTCTCAGAAGGCTAAGTATCGATCTTTGATTTTCAACCTGAAGGACCAAAAGAACCTAGATTTCCGGAGAAAAGTTCTGCTTGGACATATCAAGGCAGAGAGGCTTGTGAACCTGTCAACAGCGGAAATGGCAAGTGATCAGAGGCAAGAGGAGACCAAGAAGCTTGAAGAAAAAGCATTGTTTGAGTGCGAGCGTGGAGGTCCACCAAAAGCCACAACCGATCAATTCAAATGTGGTCGGTGTGGGCAGCGCAAGACCACCTACTACCAAATGCAGACCCGGAGTGCGGATGAACCTATGACAACATATGTAACATGTGTAAACTGCAATAACCGTTGGAAGTTCTGTTAG
- the LOC126629560 gene encoding uncharacterized protein LOC126629560: protein MELSLCHTKTHNFCPSILPTRIAKTPATPNNLGFRLRNWQNHGAILRQESLDRKKQAVAVRCGDEGCSTEVESELEAELRAEEGAEWMREGRWSEKCGDKGMVELLECLEREAIMGEDEGKEPDDYNRRAQIFYKSSRVFQALKERSQS from the coding sequence ATGGAGCTCTCTCTGTGCCACACAAAAACGCACAACTTCTGCCCTTCCATCCTCCCCACACGCATAGCCAAAACCCCTGCAACTCCCAACAATTTAGGGTTCAGACTTAGGAACTGGCAGAACCATGGGGCGATCTTAAGGCAGGAAAGCTTGGACCGCAAGAAACAGGCGGTGGCGGTGAGGTGCGGAGACGAGGGATGCTCAACCGAGGTGGAAAGCGAGTTGGAGGCGGAGTTGAGGGCGGAAGAAGGAGCGGAGTGGATGAGGGAAGGGAGGTGGAGCGAGAAGTGCGGCGATAAAGGAATGGTGGAGCTTCTGGAGTGTTTGGAGCGTGAGGCGATCATGggggaagacgaaggcaaaGAACCCGACGACTACAACAGAAGGGCTCAAATATTTTACAAGAGCTCTAGGGTTTTTCAGGCTCTCAAGGAACGTTCCcaatcgtga